ATATTTGCTGTGAGTGTTCTTATGCTCATCATTTGGATTATGTTCATATTTACAAACTATGCAGAAATGTCCAGCCCATTTCTACACAGGTGAAGACTTGAAGTTATACCTTTACACCACACAGAGAAATTAGCTTCACAATGATGCGTGACAGTATAGAAAAGTTAAGACCATGAAACTCTTACACTATTCTGGTTATATCGTCATAACCTTGCTCTGTGAGACTCTGCATGGGGGTCACACTCTCTGGTGCCTGTGGGGTGGGAAGGAACACTGTGCTTACACTGTACGTGGAGAGTAGGCTCAGAGCATCACTGTGTTAGACCCAAGTCAAATGGTTCCTGTGACTACTGTTTTCCAGAAACAATACGTGATTAGAGACTTCTTTACAAATGCACTGGATACGCTGTCATGGGCTGACTCATTACTCAACACCAGGACTAAGTCCAACATAAGCTCCTTCCTGAAACTGTGGTGAAATTTGGAAGTCCTAAGTTCTGATCTGTCTGGTCCTAGAAAAGCAGAGCCCCCGGCTACTGTACATAGAGTCACTTattctcatcatcatcattggAGGCAACAAACTTTCAGAGTCTTCTGTCTGAATGTCTGTCTAAAAGCCAGGCTCAGAAACAAAGTCATCCTGTCTTAGAAAGGGTTCTGAAATAACAGAAACTGATCTAACACACAGAATGTTTCCATTTTGGCAGGGACAGTGGCTGTGCAATAATGGTTTACTGGAGTCCTACAGCAGGGCAGAGTCCCAAGGCTCAGTGCCTGTCAGTTAAGACTCTTACACTTTCAGATCCATGAAATCACTGCAATGTACAACTGATTTCACCCTGGCCTGTCCTATGTACCATAATATGCCTTTTAGGGAGGGACCAACTTTTCTGTGACCTCTAGCTTTCTCTGTCTACCTCATCTTTGTGACTCTCACTGTCCATCCTTCTCagtttcccttcttttttcctttttttttttaattatgagagtttctattcattttacataccaaccacagattcccctgtcctcactcctccagccccccagtattccctcccaacccacttcccttcccctcctcctcctaggcaaggtctcccatggggagtcagcagagcctggtacattcatttgaggcaggtccaagccccccttcctacaccaaggctgcacaaagtgtctcaccttaggcactaggctccaaaaaggcacctcatgcactagggacaggtcccaaccCCACTGCCCGGGTGCCCCTATAcatttcaagctaaacaactgtttcgcttatccagagggcctagtccagtatcatgggggctcctcagctattggtccacagttcatgtgtttccactagtttggctagttgtctctgtactttttccagtcatggtctcaatatcccttgctcatagaatcaatccctcctctctcttattgATTGGACTCCTTGAGCTTGGCCTGGCACCCGGCCATGAATCtctacatctgcctccatcagttactggatgagggctcaatgatgacagttaggctattcagccatccgatcaccagagtagggcAGCTCAGGCACcttcttgactattgccagtagtctatggtggaatcattcttgtggattcctgggaacctccctagcactctgcttctccctattcccatggtgtcttcatttatcatggtatctcttttcttgctctcccacCCTGTTTccattccagctcgaacctcctgctcctctaagctctcatcccccatcccttgccctccattaccccccttaccccagtttgctcatgtagagcttgcatttctccatcactgggcaatccatgcgtccttcctagggtcctccttactagctagtctccctggagctgtgggttgcagtctggttatcctttgctttatatttagtatccacttatgtgtgagtacataccgtgtttgtccttctgggtctgggttacctcactcaggatgatattatctagttccatccatttgcctgcaaatgttatgacgtcattgtttttctctgctgagtagtactccattatgtatatgtaccacattttctttatccattcttcagttaaggggcatctaggttgtttccaggttctggatattacaaataatgctgctatgaacacagatgagcatgtgtccttgtggtatgattgagcattccttgggtatatgcccaagaatggtatagctgggtcttgaggaagattgattcccagtgttctgagaaaccgccatactgatttccaaatcagtggctgtacaagttcgtattcccaccaacagtggaggagtgtttcccttgctccacatcctctccaacataagctttcttcaatgtttttgatcttagccattctgacaggtgtaagatggtatctcagagtcattttgatttgcatttccctgatgactgaggatgttgagcagttccttaaatgtcttttggccagctgagattcttctattgagaattctttgtttagctctatagcccattttttaaattggactgtcaggtattttgatgtctagtttcttgagttctttatatattctggagatcaaccctctatcggatgtggggttggtgaagatcttttcccattccacAGGCTGTCAtgttgtcttattgactgtgtcctttgtcctccaaaagcttctcagtttcaagaggtcccatttcttaattgttgctctcagtgtctgtgctgttggtgttatatttaggaagtgatctccggtgccaatgcattcaagacgacttcctactttctcttctatcaggttcagagtaactgggtttatgttgaggtctttgatccacttggacttaagttttgtgcatggtgacagatatggatctatttgcaatcttctacatgttgacattcaggtatgccagcaccatttgttgaagatactttctttttttcattgtacagttttggcttctttgtcaaaaattaggtgttcatatgtgtgtggattaatgtcagggtcttcagttcgatcccattggtccacatgttggtttttatgccagtaccaagctgtttttattgcagcagctctatagtagagcttgaagtcagggattgtgatgcctccagaggttactTTATTGTACAAgtttcttttagctatcctgttttttttgtttttccatatgaagttgagtattattctttccaggtctgtgaagaattgtgttgggattttgatggggattgcactgaatctgtagattgcttttggtaagattgcctttttaactatgttaatcctacctatccatgagcatgggagatctttccattttctgatatcttcttcaatttctttcttcagagacctaaagttcttgtcatacaggtcttttacttacTTAGTTAGtcaccccaaggtattttatattatttgtggctattgtaaagggtgatgtttctctgatttctttctcagcccttttatcatttgtgtatagtagggcaattgatttttttgagttaatcttgtatcctgccacattactgaaggagtttatcagctgtaggagttccctgttaGATTTTCTGGGGTctcttatgtacactatcatatcgtctgcaaatagtgaaagtttgacttcttcctttccaatttctatccttttgatctttttttgttgtcttattgctctacctaGAACTTCAAGcgctatattgaataaatatggggagagtggacagctttgtcttgtttctgattttagtggaatcgctttgagtttctctccatttaatttgatgttggctgttggcttgctgtaaattgcctttattatgtttaggtatgttccttgtattcctgatctctccagagCCTTTATCattaaggggtgttggattttgtcaaaggctttttcagcatctaatgagatgatcgtgtgtttttttctttcagtttgtttatatggtgtattacattgacggactttcatatgtttaaccatccttgcatccctgggatgaagcctacttgatcatggtggataatttttttgatgtgttcttggattcggtttgccaatattttattgagtatttttgcatcaatgtttgtgagggagattggtctgtaattctctttctttgttgcatctttgtgtggtttgggatcAGGTAACTGTAGcatcataaaaagagtttggtaatgttccttctgtttctattgtgtggaacaatttgaagagtattggaattagctcttctttgaaattctggtagaactcTGTGTtgaaatcatctggtcctggacttttttttggttgggagacttctTAGActgtttttctatttccttaggggttattggcctatttaaatagtttatctggtcttgatttaactttggtatgtggtacctctccagaaaattttccatttctttcacatttgccagttttgtggagtacaggtgtttgaagtatgacctgatgattctctggatttcctcattgtctgtttttatgtcacccttttcatttctgattttgttgatttggatgctctctctctctgccttttggttagtttggataagggcttgtctatcttgttgattttctcaaagagccaattgtttgttttattgattctttgtagtgttctctttgtttctatttcatcaaTTCTTCCTGGGTGagattgtttctttttgttttagagctttcaggtgtgttgttaagtcagtagcatgagatttctccaatttctttatgtgggcatttagtgctatgaatttttctcttagcactgctttcatagtgccccataagtttgggtgtgttgtaaattcattttcattgaattctaggaaatctttagtttctttccttatttcttccttgattcatttgggcattgttcagtttccatgagattgtaggctttctgtaaattttgttgttgttgaaatttaactttaaggcatggtggtccaataaaatacagaaggTTGTTCCAATTTTTTTGcatttgttgagatttgctttgtgatcgaGCATGTGGTCAggtttagagaaggttccatggggtgctgagaagaaggtatattcttttctgttagggtggaatgttctgtagatatctattaagtccatttgagtcgtaACTtttgttaggtcccttatttctctgttaagtttcagtctggcagatctgtccagtggtgagagtggtaTGTTggaatctcccactactagtgtgtggggtttgatgtgcaatttaagtttagtaatgtttcttttacaaatgagggtgcccttgtatttggggcatacatgttcagaattgagactttttcttggtagatttttcctgtgataagtatgtaatgtccttcccaatctctttcaattgattttagcttgaagtctattttattagatattaggatagccccaccagcttgcttcttaagtacatttgattggaaagtcttttcgcagccttttactctgaggtagtgtctgtctttaaagttgaagtgtgtttcttgtatgcagcagaaagatggattctgtttttgtattcattctgtcagcctgtgtctttttataggtgaattgagaccattaatattaatggatattaataaccagtgattgttaattcctgttttgtttttttttttttttggtaatagtgttgtgtgtttctcttctttggtatctgttggtgtgggattatctattgcctgtattttcatggttgtatctaacttccttcggttgcatttttccttctagtgctttctgtagggctggatttgtggataggtattttttaaatctggttttatcatggaatattttgtttattccatCTATGGCGATtggaagttttgctggatataatagtctgggttggcatccatggtctcttagtgtctgcctaacatctgtccaggaccttctggctttctgagtctccattgagaagttaggtgTCTGACTTCtgataggtctgtctttatatgttacttggctttttttcctttgcagtttttaatttttttattctgtatgtttaatggtttgattattatgtgggaaggttttttttttttttttttttttttggatccagtctatttggtgttctgtaaacttcttgtaccttcataggcatttccttttttaagttgggaaagttttcttctatgattttgttgaatatattttctgtgcctttgagttggtattcttctccttcctctatctctattattcataggtttggtcttttcatgtgtCACAAATttcctggacgttttgtgttaacttttttttggctttagtgttttctttgactgatgaatctatttcctctattgtatcctcaacACTagggattctctcttccatctcttgcattctcttggttatgcttgcatctgtagttcctgttcatttactcagattttccatttccatttccagtcttccctcagtttgtgtctatTTCAGTTTCAAATCTTGGACTTTttcattcacctgtttaattgctttttcttgactttctttgagggatttattgatttcttccatttttttttttggtttgtcttttctttgaattctttaatggtagttttcatttcctttttaaaagcttctatcatcttaaagtcatttttaaggtctatttcttctgcttcttctgctttgggatgttcaggtcttgatgtagcaccactaggttctgacggtgccatattggtctttatgttgttgactgtatttttgcactggcatctactcatctctttctccactctgTGCAggtgctgtctgtgtctgagggagcctcttttggtccggttgatactcttggtctaatgggagctcttggtctcatccgggctcttggtccaatctgttcCCAATCAGTGCAGAGTGAGCTTATGTCTCTGGTTttcactggtgtcacagggggctgttttcttggtgaGAGGGTGGGAGTAGAGGAAGCTGGCTGGTCTCTGGGGCTCCAaaggcttgggggaggggcacaggtaGTGCCCCTGGGGCCTAGGGCCCAGGGACCTGGTCTGCCCAGTAaggagatggggccttacctgaTCCCAATGGGTGCAGGATGTGCTTATGTCTCCCTTAGTTTCCAAACTTACAAAGTATAAATGAGCATGTGATGAATGTAGAGGATCCTTATAGGCAGCTTCTTAATTTTTCTGAatttaaaatcaaaacatattgttTGATAACTCTTCAAAACTGGGTCTGCAATAGAGGCCATGATCTTTCTGAAATAAAGTCATAAATGTTTTTTGATCTGGAAGGCACAAAAGTAGTCATTTCAGCCAAGGAGgttcattaattatttttctcttgagtAAATTATTACACTAAATTTAACCTCACTTGgaaacatacaaatacatgtgTCCACTGAGAAGTCCACTGTCTTCTACTCAGTCAGCTCTATTAGAGGAGCTCAGTCTCAGCAGCTGGACTGTCCCGGGCTCTGCTTCTCCCATGGCTCCTGGAGATCTCCCAGCCTCCCttcctctgtatgtgtgtctgctgctggcctctggctttgcccaggcaggcaggctgctggTGGTGCCCATGGATGGGAGCCAGTGGTTTACCATGCAGTCGGTTGtggagaaactcatccacagGGGGCATGAGGTGGTGACAGTTGTGCCAGAGGTGAGTTGGCAACTGGGAAAATCCCTGAATTTGACAGTGAAGATGTACTCAACTTCTCACACTCTGGAGCAATTCAATCGTAAGTTCAAGTACTTTTCTGACTCTCAATGGATAACTCCAAAACAAAGGtggctttatttaaaaacaaactcaggCAACGTGTTTTTTGAACTAATATCTTCACACTGTAGGAGTTTGTTTAACGACAAGAAGTTAGTAGAGTacttgaagcagagttcttttgatgCTGTGTTTCTGGATccttttgatgtgtgtggcttaACTGTGGCCAAGTATTTGTCGCTCCCTTCAGTGGTCTTTTCAAGGTATCTCCTTTGCCACCATCTTGAAGTGGGCACACAGTGCCCCAGTCCACTGTCTTATGTTCCGAGACTCTTCTCAAAATTCGCAGACACCATGACTTTCAAGGAGAGAGTGTTGAACCTTGTTTTCTACATTGAAAAGTGGGCATTTTGCAACTATATTTTCAAAACTGCAGTAGAAATTGCCTCTGAAGTTCTCCAGACCCCAGTGACTGTGAATGATCTCTTCAGCCAAGTATCTATTTGGTTGTTATGCACAGACTTTGTGTTAGATTTCCCCAGACCTGTGATGCCCAACATGGTCTTCATTGGTGGGATCAACTGCCAACAAAGAAAGCTGATTTCCAAGGTACATTTTCTCTCCTTTAGCACATGAAGAGAGGCCTGGGTTCAGGCCATTAAAAGGAAACTCTTTACTGAGCTATGGTTTGTCATTTGTatcactccatatggaatttcttccTGGGTTATAGAATTGTTTTGTACCAATTCACCAATTAGGAAACAGTTCTATATAGGTTCCCTATtgatatgcatgtgtacacctaTTTCATAATTGCATGTACATTCTAAGATATAAtctaaatttaaatatgtatgtgtgttttcctgtttgtgtatgtatgtcagGATCATTATATTAGAAAGGAGAAGGGACAAAGAAAATTTTCCTGAGGAGGAACAAAATGGTCCTGATAGACATGtcacatgaaaacagaaaggggAATATTCGGGGGTAGGAAGAGAACATATGGAATGTAAGGCTGGCTAGAGAGAGCGTAGAATAAAGAGAAGAGTACAACATGTCTGGAAAATGCCATAATGCCACCAAATCATTTGTATGCtaacttagaaaagaaatttaaaaagaaaaaaatattgagccTATATTTTACTGGTTTTTTGGAGATGTTtaacaaacacatcaagccacgaAGCGGCCCTCATTATTTGTCAGCTGCTCTGTAGGAGTGAACATGCAGTTTtcccaaattttaaaaagtcattaataTGATATGTAGGATGCAAGGAAGgtgcatttgttttttttttcaccaaaataaattataataagataaaagaaaaagcacCATATCAAAACTGGACAAGATAGCCAACAGAAAAAGAAGGTCATGAAGAAAGGTCACTTGTTaacacattcaggagtcccataaaagtactTAACGGAAAGCTATGGTgtatattcagagggcctggtgcagacccatgcaggccctgtgcatactacatcagtctctgtgagttcacatgagcatTGCTGAGTTGTTTTAGAGAACCTTATCTCagggtgtcctccatcccttcttcctcTGCCCGTCCAActccttctgcctctcttccttggggtttgctgagctctgaggggaaggcATTTGAGGGAGACAACTCTTTAAGAGCTGTGTGTCCTAAGGTCTCTCTATATAATGtatggctgtgtgtctctgtactTGTTCCCATCTGTTGTATGATGCCACCAAAAAAGCATCTCCACTGTcaaagcatctctgatgatggctgacttaggcactgatccatgagtatagcagaataccattatGAGTCATTTAATTGTTACTTTCCCCCTTAAGAACAAGAGTATATGGTTTTATCCTAGCTGTCTGGACTTATAGATTCTGGTTTTTGATCACccaacagtgtcaggtatgggttccattcaTGATGTGGGCCTTaattcaaatcagacattggttggttactcctacaaggtTTTTGCCTCCATTGCCCTGGTGTGTTTTGCAGGCAAGACAGATTATAGGTCAAAGaatttgtggttgggttggtgtttccttttctcttttggtagcttgCAGAGTACATTTCCATGTCGTAGACACTAGAACATGGGGATGAAGGTTTGATGTACCAATTTGTACCCCTTGTCTCTAGACTCTAAGACTTGGGATGTCGTGATGACTGACTGGGCAGCTGATGTGGCCGGGAGTGGCAGTGAGCCAAGCTCCTTGGTGAGCAGGCAGGAGGCATGCAGTGCTCGAGTGCTCCGCACTTTCTGGAGAGACAGTGATATTAAAAGCACCCCAGGACATCAACATAGTTGTTGGTTGAACCTTGACTCCTGTATCATGAAACTGAGATTTAAAGTTCATGCAGAGAGTCAATTTCTGAGAGAATTTGTATGGGGAGATATGTCTTTAATGTTATTAGTCAGAATTTAGCAAGTGGAGAATGGATACCAAAGTTGCTTTATGTCTGGCCTTCGTTCAACAGCCAGACACCTAGGAATCTGACCTTTTGCAATTAATTTGCAGGGGCAAATAGTCTActttgaatttgctctgaggtCTTAAATCAGCTAATTGTGTAAAAACctgtctttgtagctgagaatactGTTATTTTCTAGTGTTAGCCTGAGTTATGAAAAATCTCCtactattatttctattcatcaaaattatacagcttaagaagaaatcatctttagACAGTCCACAGAACAAATGTCTATAAAGGTCAAGATGTAATTACTAGATTATATGTACACATTACATGAAAATGCACAGTAATAGATTCCACAGCTGTTTTTGCTCAtgtgaaattacagacagaagcaaccagtTTTCATAGTCGATGGCCCCATAAGCCTTGCTTGAAATAGGTTCCTCCCtcagagaattattcatctgATGGGTTGACATCTGAGTTATTAGTTGTCATATGCTGTAATATGCCATGGACAATGGCAGATAACATTACAGTATTTTCACTGATTGTCCTCATATTTTTAGTGATCATTAGTGATATTTACTTATGTACCAACTATTTTTGTGAACAAGACTGTGCTGACTGTTCTTAAATACTTTCTTGTTGTGTAATCTCACCAGCAAGAAGTTGAATTGTTGGGTCATATACTTGCACATGTGTCACACTCATTCATATCCCACATacttagtcacacacacacacacacaaacacacacacacacagcaccaccactaccctcagtctcacacacacacactaattcacacacaccatgcaaaccatatacaaacacatatgtgGTCATGCAGGGCCTCTTGATAAAGAACTTATAAACAGCACAACCACACATCTAAAATAAAAGCAACCCTATGACCTTGTTTGTGTCTACCCTATTATTTCATATGGCAGCCATGTTTCACATACAGTGTGCTGCCAGGGATTAGATGTTATGGGTGGAGTTAAACCTGTGTGTTGAGAAGGAAACACTGGTGAGAAGCTGTGTGTGTCTaggcatgtatacatgtgcagtGTTAGGGCATACCCAGGGACTTTGAGATGGTTATAACACAACACCGAGGAGTTTCCCTGGAGATTTCATTACACAGGTTTAATTAAATCATACAGCAATGGGGACTTCATGGAGTTGCCATAGCCACAGGAGCAACTCAGAGTTGGTTTGACTCTGCACCAGCCCTTCCCTACACAAGGTGTCCTTTAGTGAGGGACCCGCTTTTCCGTGACCATCTCTAGCATTAATTCCTTCTCCCTGCCAACTAactttcccttctctccacccaccctccTTAGTCCATGTCATGATATGCAAACAAGCAAGCACATTACAGAGGCAGAGACTCTTTATGGacagtttcttcatttttctgaatTCTCAAATTCAAGCACATAACCTGATGACTGTGTTTGGAATCTGGCACTGCAAATGAGGGCATGATCTTCCCAAGATAAAGGTCACaagcttttcttttctggaaaacaCACAAGTAGGTAGTCAGCAAAACCATTTCATTAATTATTCTTCTGGATGAATCATTGGCAGGGAGTATAACTTCACCTATGAATATGTAAATACGTGTCCACTGAGGTAGCCTTGCTACCTGTACCTTCCCTGCTGTGTTATTAGAGAGGTAGAGCCTGACTGCCTGGATTGCTCTGAGATAGGCTTGTCCTGTCAGCCCCTGCAGTTTTTCCAGCctcccttcctgtgtgtgtgtgtgtgtgtgtgtgtgtgtgtgtgtgtgtgctgctggcCTCTGACTTTGTCCAGGCAGGTAGGCTGCTGGTGTTGCCTGTGGATAGGAGCCACTGGTTCACCATGAAATCTGTTTTGTATGAACTGTACCACAGAGGCCTTGAGTTAGTGGTGATGGTGTCAGAAGTGGGAGGGCAATGGGGGAAGATCActgaatatggtggtttgaaagtaaATGGCCCACAAAGGGAGTGGTCAAattggaaggtgtggccttgctggagtaggtgtggctttgttagaggaagtgtgtcactgtgggactGGGCTTTGAGGACTCTTATGCTTAAGCCAATCCCAGTGTCTGTTCACATCCTGGTTCCTGCTGATcaagttgtagaactctcaggtccttcttcagcaccatgtctgcctgtgtgctgccatgcccagccatggtaataatggactaaccctctgaaactgtaagtcacccctattaaatcttttctttataagagtttccatggttgtggtgtctcttcacagcactagaaacctcAACCAAGAGACGGTATTTTACGGGGAACAGTCACTCAGCTTCTCTTGCTCTGGAGGGTTttgattgtgagttcaaggttgttGCTAACA
The nucleotide sequence above comes from Peromyscus eremicus chromosome 13, PerEre_H2_v1, whole genome shotgun sequence. Encoded proteins:
- the LOC131923358 gene encoding UDP-glucuronosyltransferase 1A9-like, which translates into the protein MAPGDLPASLPLYVCLLLASGFAQAGRLLVVPMDGSQWFTMQSVVEKLIHRGHEVVTVVPEVSWQLGKSLNLTVKMYSTSHTLEQFNRKFKYFSDSQWITPKQRWLYLKTNSGNVFFELISSHCRSLFNDKKLVEYLKQSSFDAVFLDPFDVCGLTVAKYLSLPSVVFSRYLLCHHLEVGTQCPSPLSYVPRLFSKFADTMTFKERVLNLVFYIEKWAFCNYIFKTAVEIASEVLQTPVTVNDLFSQVSIWLLCTDFVLDFPRPVMPNMVFIGGINCQQRKLISKVHFLSFST